The Equus asinus isolate D_3611 breed Donkey chromosome 4, EquAss-T2T_v2, whole genome shotgun sequence genome has a segment encoding these proteins:
- the APOL5 gene encoding apolipoprotein L5, which yields MDPGPGERFPRQNEAALGYECGKRTSGQGWPSTRDFSPPVSPGDGTGQSSDYSQGGDHSLRQTWSLSIREPEPEEECDALWGRNEAKRGAKRCDRFFPECDALSFPSKRSVFNNRDVINKVLASLGNLSQNWKNNHVIWTVPRDEADVLYRLLSEELMRREQVSVPDGNPSEEEKMFLLCFPLWKYKLEKTIKELNSIADQVDAAHKMLTKTPLVASSSGAVSVAVSLLGLALAPVTVGGSLMLSALGHGLGAAAVMTNILTSVLENRSNSAARDRARRLVSLPATGENEALGGINLSEVRAADLPIKQSAGVINIRELQAYRTAKAKANSGFMATVKNFAATGCVPFWRARGVKRAVEGPALAMTRGTRLMAVAGAGFFLMQEVNSLLQNWRHLEAGARAEMAEQLRPWAKELEQWLGQLTRRYELIILRRGSEEPSLNQKVGRGWA from the exons ATGGACCCAGGACCCGGTGAGCGTTTTCCCCGCCAGAACGAGGCTGCCCTGGGCTACGAATGCGGGAAACGCACTTCCGGACAAGGCT GGCCTTCTACACGAGATTTCAGTCCTCCTGTGTCCCCGGGCGACGGGACTGGGCAGTCTTCAGACTATTCACAAG GCGGGGACCACAGCCTGCGCCAGACGTGGTCCCTCAGCATCAGGGAACCTGAACCAGAGGAGGAGTGCGACGCCCTCTGGGGGAGAAATGAGGCAAAGCGAGGCGCGAAGCGCTGTGACCGCTTCTTCCCAGAATGCGATGCGCTGAGCTTTCCCAGCAAAAGATCCGTTTTTAACAACAGAGATGTGATCAAT AAGGTTCTAGCCTCGCTGGGGAACCTGTCCCAGAATTGGAAAAATAATCACGTGATATGGACTGTCCCCAGGGATGAGGCCGATGTGCTGTACAGGCTCCTGTCTGAAGAGCTGATGCGACGTGAACAAGTGTCCGTGCCAGATGGAAATCcatcagaggaggaaaaaatgtttctcttatgTTTTCCCTTATGGAAGTACAAGCTGGAAAAGACTATCAAAGAACTGAACAGCATTGCAGACCAGGTTGACGCAGCCCACAAGATGCTCACCAAGACCCCCCTGGTGGCTAGCTCTTCAGGTGCTGTCTCTGTGGCCGTGAGCCTCCTGGGTTTGGCCCTGGCACCTGTGACAGTAGGAGGGAGTCTGATGCTCTCAGCACTTGGGCACGGCCTTGGGGCAGCAGCTGTCATGACCAACATTTTGACAAGTGTCTTAGAAAATAGAAGCAATTCGGCAGCTCGAGACAGAGCCAGGAGACTGGTGTCTCTTCCAGCGACAGGGGAGAATGAAGCTTTGGGAGGAATAAACCTGTCCGAAGTCAGAGCTGCGGACTTGCCTATTAAGCAATCTGCTGGAGTTATCAACATCAGGGAACTTCAGGCCTACCGGACGGCCAAAGCCAAAGCCAACTCTGGTTTCATGGCTACGGTCAAGAATTTCGCAGCCACAGGCTGTGTCCCCTTCTGGAGGGCCAGAGGGGTGAAGAGAGCCGTTGAGGGCCCAGCTCTGGCCATGACCAGGGGCACCCGGCTGATGGCTGTTGCTGGGGCTGGCTTCTTTCTTATGCAAGAGGTGAACAGCCTCCTGCAGAACTGGAGGCACCTGGAGGCGGGGGCGAGGGCGGAGATGGCGGAGCAGCTGAGACCGTGGGCCAAGGAGCTGGAGCAGTGGCTGGGCCAGCTCACCCGGCGCTACGAGCTGATCATCCTGAGGCGGGGCTCCGAGGAGCCGTCACTGAACCAGAAGGTAGGAAGGGGGTGGGCGTAA